A window of Corallococcus macrosporus DSM 14697 contains these coding sequences:
- a CDS encoding glycine betaine ABC transporter substrate-binding protein, giving the protein MQISSLNRLPLVLTAVAGLLVAPGCKQENKAPAGEAEKTAPAKKPVVRLVYVNWAECVAMTHLMQAILEDRMGYEVKTTMADVAPVFASLASGDADAFLDSWLPVTHKSYMERFQGKVVDLGVSYDDARIGLVVPADMDITSIEQLNGKAKELNNSIVGIDSGAGIMSTTEKAIQEYKLDLKLVPSSGPAMTAELKDAVAKKRPVVVTGWKPHWKFARWDLKFLDDPKGVFGAKESIHTLTRVGLEKDLPDVVALLRNFKLNDQQLGSLMGAVEDASGTPEKAVREWVKQNQALVDGWIPKA; this is encoded by the coding sequence ATGCAGATTTCCTCTCTCAACCGACTGCCGCTGGTGCTCACGGCCGTGGCGGGGCTGCTCGTCGCGCCCGGCTGCAAGCAGGAGAACAAGGCGCCCGCGGGCGAGGCCGAGAAGACCGCCCCCGCGAAGAAGCCCGTCGTCCGCCTGGTGTACGTGAACTGGGCTGAGTGCGTGGCGATGACACACCTGATGCAGGCCATCCTGGAGGACCGGATGGGCTACGAGGTGAAGACCACCATGGCGGACGTCGCGCCGGTGTTCGCCTCGCTCGCCAGCGGTGACGCGGACGCGTTCCTGGATAGCTGGCTCCCCGTCACCCACAAGAGCTACATGGAGCGCTTCCAGGGCAAGGTGGTGGACCTGGGGGTCAGCTACGACGACGCCCGCATCGGCCTGGTCGTCCCGGCGGACATGGACATCACCAGCATCGAGCAGCTCAACGGCAAGGCGAAGGAGCTGAACAACTCCATCGTGGGCATCGACTCCGGCGCGGGCATCATGTCCACGACGGAGAAGGCCATCCAGGAGTACAAGCTGGACCTGAAGCTGGTGCCCTCCAGCGGCCCGGCCATGACGGCCGAGCTCAAGGACGCCGTCGCCAAGAAGCGCCCCGTCGTCGTCACCGGCTGGAAGCCGCACTGGAAGTTCGCGCGCTGGGACCTGAAGTTCCTGGACGACCCGAAGGGTGTCTTTGGCGCCAAGGAGTCCATCCACACGCTCACCCGCGTGGGCCTGGAGAAGGACCTGCCCGACGTCGTGGCGCTGCTGCGCAACTTCAAGCTGAATGACCAGCAGCTCGGCAGCCTGATGGGCGCCGTCGAAGATGCCTCGGGCACGCCGGAGAAGGCCGTCCGTGAGTGGGTGAAGCAGAACCAGGCGCTCGTGGATGGGTGGATTCCCAAGGCCTGA
- a CDS encoding carboxypeptidase regulatory-like domain-containing protein: MARKRTFAVAVVVLLLGAALGWRVLTSPEQATASLTEGDRARREGQASASASQGAAPSSPSASREETGTPWVAEPMREREGVLHVEVVTGAGPVRGARVTAYLLGARDLRRGGGASWFIAGQGSTDASGGVVLPARPGRYLVSAKAEGVAPAQVSVTRPRGEARTRVRLTLEAGAVLEGHTVARASREPVSLARLTLTPRTPLAASTPDVPEEARHTAASDARGAFRFEGLAPGEYQLEAQAPGHAPTRVERVLVPGAALTVEMDGSAFIEGFVERSGGAPAARALVTASGMGVPLHAETSEGGAFSLEVVPGVHEVSARQGRLTGTAQGRVVVGAGMTVGGLRIRLGQPAAVAGDVRRKDSGAPVEGAVVSITPGALALLPNAVGAPAASAVTSAEGRFEAEGLAPGTYTVRVQAKGFRSLTREGISVLEGQRFELVAELLANGRIEGTVVDAASAPLAGILLTAEHRWGRRPVEGVLSAATDAAGAFVLEDVPPGDLFVAASRPGSQMHVRERVSVKEGETRQLRIQLSGEGVLEGTVRMEDGSAPRRPVTVYAMREGTAHTESLQVPVARDGTWSMRVREGRYKLRAWLADTGSQNGDQEKNAEVEAGQTQRVDLQVRDARHPIRVTVVEPNGAPSVAATVMASDVGSNEILVEDVTDASGQVTVVADSVSSRALRIWATNGGRRGELPSVAASQDAVTLPLAPAARVTGTVRSAGGRAVKGFKVVVSATRGDEDFLTLQELEFPGERFTVEDAPVGPVSVTATLPDGRAGKAQAVTTSGGTTQVEVVVEAGGGVSGRLVDATGAPVAQAYVDVEGITSPATGPDGHFSLTDLAPGTHRLIAWSRTTARAERQVTLASGQVRDVGDWRLGPPRVEPGRLGILFGMDGKDVTVSGLLEDAHQGALRVGDVVRAIDGATVLDVSEARERELGAPGSPATLLIRRASQTYPVTVLRAP; this comes from the coding sequence ATGGCTCGAAAGAGGACGTTCGCGGTGGCTGTCGTCGTGCTGTTGCTGGGGGCCGCACTCGGCTGGCGGGTGCTGACCTCGCCGGAGCAGGCGACGGCGTCCCTCACGGAAGGCGACCGTGCCCGGCGGGAGGGACAGGCCTCCGCCTCCGCCAGCCAGGGCGCCGCGCCGTCCAGTCCCTCGGCCTCACGAGAGGAGACGGGGACGCCGTGGGTCGCCGAGCCGATGCGGGAGCGGGAGGGCGTGCTCCACGTCGAGGTCGTCACCGGCGCCGGGCCGGTGCGAGGCGCGCGTGTCACGGCGTACCTCCTGGGGGCCCGCGACCTCCGGCGGGGCGGCGGCGCGTCCTGGTTCATCGCGGGGCAGGGCTCCACGGATGCCTCGGGTGGGGTGGTGCTCCCCGCGCGGCCGGGGCGCTACCTCGTCAGCGCGAAGGCGGAGGGGGTCGCACCCGCCCAGGTGAGCGTCACCCGGCCACGGGGCGAGGCGCGCACGCGGGTGCGGCTCACGTTGGAGGCGGGCGCGGTGCTGGAGGGCCACACGGTGGCGCGGGCCTCGCGTGAGCCCGTCTCGCTGGCGCGGCTCACCCTCACGCCGCGCACGCCGCTGGCCGCCAGCACCCCGGACGTCCCCGAAGAAGCGCGGCACACCGCCGCCAGTGACGCGCGGGGCGCGTTCCGCTTCGAGGGCCTCGCGCCTGGCGAGTACCAGCTCGAGGCCCAGGCCCCCGGGCACGCGCCCACGCGCGTCGAGCGGGTCCTCGTGCCGGGCGCGGCGCTCACCGTCGAAATGGACGGTTCGGCCTTCATCGAGGGCTTCGTCGAGCGCTCGGGCGGGGCGCCCGCAGCGCGCGCGCTCGTCACGGCCTCCGGAATGGGCGTTCCCCTGCACGCGGAGACCAGCGAGGGCGGCGCCTTCTCCCTGGAGGTGGTGCCCGGCGTCCATGAGGTCTCCGCGCGGCAGGGGCGCCTCACGGGCACGGCGCAAGGGCGCGTCGTGGTGGGCGCGGGCATGACGGTGGGCGGGCTGCGAATCCGCCTGGGGCAGCCCGCGGCCGTGGCGGGGGACGTGCGCCGCAAGGACTCAGGGGCCCCCGTGGAGGGCGCGGTGGTGAGCATCACCCCCGGCGCGCTGGCCCTCCTCCCCAACGCGGTGGGCGCGCCGGCCGCCAGCGCCGTCACGTCGGCGGAGGGGCGCTTCGAGGCGGAGGGCCTGGCGCCGGGGACCTACACCGTGCGCGTCCAGGCGAAGGGGTTCCGTTCGTTGACGCGAGAGGGCATCAGCGTGCTGGAAGGCCAGCGCTTCGAGCTCGTCGCGGAGCTCCTGGCGAATGGCCGCATCGAGGGCACGGTGGTGGACGCGGCGTCCGCGCCGCTGGCGGGCATCCTGCTCACCGCCGAGCATCGCTGGGGCCGGCGCCCCGTTGAAGGCGTCCTGAGCGCGGCGACCGACGCGGCCGGTGCCTTCGTCCTGGAGGACGTGCCTCCGGGCGACCTCTTCGTCGCCGCGAGCCGCCCCGGCAGCCAGATGCATGTCCGTGAGCGGGTGAGCGTGAAGGAGGGCGAGACGCGCCAGCTCCGCATCCAGCTTTCGGGTGAAGGCGTGCTCGAAGGCACCGTCCGGATGGAGGATGGGAGCGCGCCACGCAGGCCCGTCACGGTGTACGCCATGCGGGAGGGGACCGCGCACACGGAGTCGCTCCAGGTGCCCGTCGCGCGGGACGGGACGTGGTCCATGCGGGTGCGCGAAGGCCGCTACAAGCTGAGGGCGTGGCTGGCCGACACGGGCAGCCAGAATGGTGACCAGGAGAAGAACGCGGAGGTGGAGGCGGGCCAGACGCAGCGCGTGGACCTCCAGGTGCGTGACGCCCGTCATCCCATCCGCGTCACCGTGGTGGAGCCGAACGGCGCGCCCAGCGTCGCGGCCACGGTGATGGCGAGCGACGTGGGCAGCAACGAGATCCTGGTGGAGGACGTCACCGACGCGTCGGGACAGGTCACCGTGGTCGCGGACTCGGTGAGCTCGCGCGCGCTGCGCATCTGGGCCACCAATGGGGGGCGGCGGGGCGAGCTGCCCTCGGTGGCCGCGTCCCAGGACGCGGTGACGCTCCCGCTCGCTCCAGCGGCCCGGGTGACGGGCACCGTGCGCTCGGCGGGCGGCCGGGCGGTGAAGGGCTTCAAGGTGGTGGTCTCCGCGACGCGCGGCGACGAGGACTTCCTCACCCTCCAGGAGCTGGAGTTCCCCGGCGAGCGCTTCACCGTCGAGGACGCCCCCGTGGGGCCGGTGAGCGTCACCGCGACCTTGCCGGATGGCCGCGCGGGCAAGGCGCAGGCCGTCACCACCTCGGGTGGCACGACCCAGGTCGAGGTCGTGGTGGAGGCGGGAGGCGGCGTCAGCGGCCGGCTCGTGGACGCCACTGGCGCGCCCGTGGCGCAGGCCTACGTGGACGTGGAGGGCATCACCTCGCCGGCGACGGGGCCGGATGGCCACTTCTCGCTGACGGACCTCGCGCCCGGCACGCATCGCCTCATCGCGTGGAGCCGGACGACGGCGCGCGCGGAGCGCCAGGTCACCCTGGCCTCGGGCCAGGTGCGGGACGTGGGCGACTGGCGCCTGGGGCCGCCGCGTGTCGAGCCGGGCCGCCTGGGCATCCTCTTCGGGATGGACGGCAAGGACGTCACGGTGAGCGGCCTGCTGGAGGATGCACACCAGGGCGCGCTGCGCGTGGGGGACGTGGTGCGTGCCATCGATGGCGCCACGGTGCTCGACGTGAGCGAGGCCCGCGAGCGAGAGCTCGGCGCGCCAGGCAGCCCCGCCACGCTCCTCATCCGCAGGGCGTCCCAGACGTACCCCGTGACGGTGCTGCGCGCCCCTTGA
- a CDS encoding ABC transporter permease — MSTLKIGEGFEELIDWLGTQGAPLFDVIRAALSACISGLEYVLLLPPSYAIIAVLMVLAWRLSGLGTAVFTALGMLLIQDMGLWQATMETLALVLSSALVALVLGIPLGIWASYSRTVERVLRPALDLMQTMPAFVYLIPAVLFFRLGKVPGVVATVIFAMPPAVRLTNLGIRQVPAEVVEAAIAFGATPRQTLLNVQLPIAIPTLLAGVNQTIMLSLSMVVISAMIGAGGLGEQVLKGITQLRIGLGFESGIAVVILAIVLDRLTHALGKPRTRSS, encoded by the coding sequence ATGAGCACACTCAAGATCGGCGAGGGTTTCGAGGAGCTGATTGACTGGCTGGGCACACAGGGCGCGCCCCTGTTCGACGTCATCCGGGCGGCGCTGAGCGCGTGCATCAGCGGCCTGGAGTACGTGCTGCTCCTGCCGCCCAGCTACGCCATCATCGCGGTGCTGATGGTGCTCGCCTGGCGCCTGTCCGGCCTGGGCACGGCGGTGTTCACCGCGCTGGGCATGCTGCTCATCCAGGACATGGGCCTGTGGCAGGCCACCATGGAGACGCTGGCGCTGGTCCTCAGCTCGGCGCTGGTGGCGCTGGTGCTGGGCATCCCGCTGGGCATCTGGGCTTCGTACAGCCGCACCGTGGAGCGGGTGCTGCGCCCGGCGCTGGACCTGATGCAGACGATGCCCGCCTTCGTCTACCTCATCCCCGCGGTGCTCTTCTTCCGCCTGGGGAAGGTGCCGGGCGTGGTGGCCACCGTCATCTTCGCCATGCCGCCCGCGGTGCGCCTCACCAACCTGGGCATCCGGCAGGTGCCCGCGGAGGTCGTCGAGGCGGCCATCGCGTTCGGCGCGACGCCGCGGCAGACGCTGCTCAACGTCCAGCTCCCCATCGCCATCCCCACGCTGCTGGCCGGGGTGAACCAGACCATCATGCTGTCGCTCTCCATGGTGGTCATCTCCGCGATGATTGGCGCGGGGGGCCTGGGCGAGCAGGTCCTCAAAGGCATCACCCAGCTCCGCATCGGACTGGGCTTCGAGAGCGGCATCGCGGTGGTCATCCTGGCCATCGTGCTGGACCGCCTGACTCACGCGCTGGGCAAGCCCCGGACGCGCTCATCATGA
- a CDS encoding serine/threonine-protein kinase, with protein MVGQVLGQKYQLRQRIGVGGMGTVYEAEQLDTGRTVAVKVLQQHLIGVPAMHARFRREAQATAGLRHPNIVEVMDFHDAPDEPPYLVMELLRGQTLNTLLKKEGPLPVARAAAIAHQVAIALVTAHQAGVIHRDIKPDNIFLVDTGTEALQVKLLDFGVARLMHEDDATALGTANGAWVGTPSYMAPEQIRCRPVDGRADIYSLGACLYQMVTGQRPIDVADNVALVSAVMHDVPAPLSGLRMDVPDGLSQVVERTLQKDAAARFPEARELVQALEPWTHAAPATAPRTAAASTAAPVPEAPAPEAPAAKARAATAHERSPLQPILLVGSALAVGLAATGGLILTASGMTPAEEPAVLRVIELPRAPVEGGGAPAAQGYSEGWIAESIEARVAALDGCYTHSGEDAACRQDTYALVYSPKGVVLGARMRPHQPTALSQCIDRALRGLTLGKPRPAMAGTVTVLLRRE; from the coding sequence TTGGTCGGGCAAGTGCTGGGGCAGAAGTACCAACTGCGCCAGCGGATTGGCGTGGGAGGGATGGGCACGGTCTACGAAGCGGAGCAGCTCGACACGGGCCGCACCGTGGCCGTGAAGGTGCTCCAGCAGCACCTCATCGGAGTGCCGGCCATGCACGCGCGCTTCCGGCGCGAGGCCCAGGCCACCGCGGGCTTGCGGCATCCGAACATCGTCGAGGTGATGGACTTCCACGATGCGCCGGACGAGCCGCCCTACCTGGTGATGGAGCTGCTCCGGGGCCAGACGCTGAACACGCTGTTGAAGAAGGAAGGCCCCCTGCCCGTGGCGCGCGCGGCGGCCATCGCCCACCAGGTGGCCATCGCGCTGGTGACGGCGCACCAGGCCGGCGTCATCCACCGCGACATCAAGCCCGACAACATCTTCCTCGTCGACACCGGGACTGAAGCCCTCCAGGTGAAGCTGCTGGACTTCGGCGTCGCGCGGCTCATGCATGAAGATGACGCCACCGCGCTGGGCACGGCGAACGGTGCCTGGGTGGGCACGCCGTCATACATGGCCCCGGAGCAGATCCGCTGCCGCCCTGTCGACGGACGCGCGGACATCTACTCGCTGGGCGCGTGCCTGTATCAGATGGTGACGGGCCAGCGGCCCATCGACGTGGCGGACAACGTGGCCCTGGTCTCCGCCGTAATGCACGACGTGCCCGCACCGCTCAGCGGCCTGCGCATGGATGTACCGGACGGCCTCTCCCAGGTGGTGGAGCGCACGCTGCAGAAGGACGCGGCCGCGCGCTTCCCGGAGGCCCGTGAACTGGTCCAGGCGCTCGAGCCCTGGACTCACGCGGCCCCCGCCACCGCGCCACGGACCGCGGCCGCGAGCACCGCCGCCCCAGTGCCCGAGGCGCCGGCCCCCGAAGCCCCCGCCGCGAAGGCGCGCGCAGCCACCGCACACGAACGCTCGCCCCTGCAGCCCATCCTCCTGGTGGGCAGCGCGCTCGCGGTGGGCCTCGCCGCCACGGGGGGCCTCATCCTGACGGCCTCCGGCATGACGCCCGCCGAAGAGCCCGCCGTCCTCCGCGTCATCGAGCTCCCTCGCGCGCCGGTGGAAGGGGGGGGCGCGCCCGCGGCCCAGGGCTACAGCGAGGGATGGATCGCCGAGTCCATTGAAGCGCGCGTCGCCGCGCTCGACGGTTGCTACACGCACAGCGGAGAGGACGCCGCGTGCCGCCAGGACACCTACGCGCTGGTCTACTCCCCCAAGGGAGTCGTGCTGGGGGCGCGCATGCGGCCACACCAGCCCACGGCGCTCTCGCAATGCATTGACAGGGCGCTCCGGGGACTCACGCTGGGCAAGCCACGACCCGCCATGGCGGGCACCGTCACCGTCCTGCTCCGGCGGGAGTAG
- a CDS encoding phosphagen kinase, whose amino-acid sequence MLLHKHLTPELKARLDTLTTRHGWTLRKTIQSGLAHEDSQMGVYAGDSESYALFSPLLHPIIREHSGHDLSGQSSDFSLDGLPQDDLDPTGEFILSTRIRVGRNLARYAFPPAIGARDRAALEAEVVQVLSRLPGALAGEYHPLASLSEARREELVRRHILFQQADRFLDSAGVNRDWPRNRGLFHSADKRFIVWVGEEDALRIISMQPGSGLAAAFLRLKEALGQLDAHLDFARDSRLGFLTACPTNLGTAMRASVLIRLPYLSRRPDFHARCARLGLSVRGLHGEHSEPHDGIHDVSNAVRLGVTERDIYQRLRAGVQALMALEADARAAAARQRSRAG is encoded by the coding sequence ATGCTGCTTCACAAGCACCTCACGCCCGAACTGAAAGCCCGGCTGGACACACTCACGACGCGCCACGGATGGACGCTGCGGAAGACCATCCAGAGCGGCCTGGCCCACGAGGACTCCCAGATGGGCGTCTACGCGGGTGACAGCGAGTCCTACGCCCTGTTCTCACCGCTGCTGCATCCCATCATCCGGGAGCACTCCGGCCATGACCTGAGCGGACAGAGCAGTGACTTCTCGCTCGACGGGCTGCCACAGGACGACCTGGACCCCACGGGCGAGTTCATCCTCTCCACGCGGATCCGCGTCGGCAGGAACCTGGCCCGGTATGCCTTTCCTCCCGCCATTGGCGCCCGCGACAGGGCGGCGCTGGAGGCCGAGGTCGTCCAGGTCCTCTCGCGCCTCCCGGGGGCACTGGCGGGCGAATACCACCCCCTGGCCAGCCTCTCCGAGGCGCGGCGGGAGGAGCTGGTGCGGCGCCACATCCTCTTCCAGCAGGCGGACCGCTTCCTGGACAGCGCGGGCGTCAACCGCGACTGGCCTCGCAACCGGGGGCTGTTCCACTCCGCGGACAAGCGCTTCATCGTCTGGGTCGGCGAGGAGGACGCCCTGCGCATCATCAGCATGCAGCCCGGGTCCGGGCTCGCGGCGGCCTTCCTCCGGCTCAAGGAGGCGCTCGGTCAGCTCGACGCGCACCTCGACTTCGCCCGGGACTCCCGGCTGGGCTTCCTCACGGCCTGCCCCACCAACCTGGGGACGGCCATGCGCGCCTCGGTGCTCATCCGGTTGCCATACCTGTCACGACGGCCGGACTTCCACGCGCGCTGCGCGCGGCTGGGGCTGTCCGTCCGGGGGCTGCACGGCGAGCACTCCGAGCCCCATGACGGCATCCACGACGTGTCCAACGCCGTGCGGCTGGGCGTGACGGAGCGGGACATCTACCAGCGGCTCCGCGCGGGCGTCCAAGCGCTCATGGCGCTGGAAGCAGACGCGCGGGCCGCCGCGGCGCGCCAGCGCTCCCGCGCAGGCTGA
- a CDS encoding S28 family serine protease translates to MPHSRRLSRFISCLLPLLLVLTQTACGDDTPEPSRDAGVQALDAGNDAGLPPADAGTDDAGTEPVDAGTDDAGSDDAGTEPEDAGTEPEDAGTEPEDAGTHEEDGGTEPVDAGSGDGGTEPPECPFGPPDAGVSNPGDPTVVQDPNADILDRLRAVPGLTVDENPYGSTVPAGHRFFVMEYDQPADHARPECQRFKQRMTLLHHSTTAPVVFHTSGYQVSLSTGRRELTTLLAANQLSIEHRFFDKSRPAPADWSQLTIQQSADDFHRAVQALKPIYAQRWVSTGVSKGGETMVFYRRFHPEDVDATVAYVAPLVRGEDERFPAFQEAVGGVEQAACRETIHTFQRAVLNRREEMVALLRAHAEANGLTYNQLGFERALEHAVIETYFAFWQYSIPDYCYAFEVEGATSDHLLDVIDWVVGLATFSDSGPYGIEPYYPYYYQASLELGWPKPYEAHLGSLIQHPGTNIAPVYSTPGVPVVFRPQAMQDIEDWLVAHGERVMFIYGDLDPWTAAAFPLGNAQDSFVFTVPGGNHGSNINQLPSATRAQAQDIVRRWANVASLKHAPVPPPEADQLEFGPHLRPLTPPPTAP, encoded by the coding sequence ATGCCCCATTCTCGAAGGTTGTCTCGCTTCATCTCCTGCCTCCTGCCGCTGCTGCTGGTCCTGACCCAGACGGCCTGCGGCGACGACACGCCCGAACCTTCCCGCGACGCGGGGGTCCAGGCGCTCGATGCAGGCAACGACGCCGGGCTTCCTCCAGCGGATGCGGGCACGGACGACGCGGGCACGGAGCCAGTCGACGCCGGCACGGACGACGCGGGCAGCGACGACGCGGGCACGGAGCCCGAAGACGCGGGCACGGAACCCGAGGACGCGGGCACGGAGCCCGAGGACGCGGGCACGCACGAGGAGGACGGCGGCACGGAGCCTGTCGACGCGGGCAGCGGCGATGGCGGCACGGAGCCGCCGGAATGCCCGTTCGGGCCGCCGGATGCCGGTGTCTCGAACCCGGGTGACCCGACCGTCGTCCAGGACCCGAACGCGGACATCCTGGACCGGCTGCGGGCCGTCCCCGGCCTCACCGTCGACGAGAACCCCTATGGCAGCACCGTCCCCGCGGGACACCGCTTCTTCGTCATGGAGTACGACCAGCCCGCCGACCACGCGAGGCCCGAGTGCCAGCGCTTCAAGCAGCGCATGACGCTCCTGCACCACTCGACCACGGCGCCCGTGGTCTTCCACACGAGCGGCTACCAGGTCTCCCTGAGCACGGGCCGCCGGGAGCTGACGACGCTGCTGGCAGCCAATCAGCTCTCCATCGAGCATCGCTTCTTCGACAAGAGCCGCCCGGCGCCCGCGGACTGGAGCCAGCTCACCATCCAGCAGTCAGCGGACGACTTCCACCGGGCCGTCCAGGCGCTCAAGCCCATCTACGCCCAGCGCTGGGTGTCCACGGGCGTCAGCAAGGGCGGAGAGACCATGGTGTTCTACCGCCGGTTCCACCCGGAGGACGTGGACGCGACGGTGGCTTACGTGGCGCCGCTTGTCCGCGGCGAAGATGAGCGCTTCCCCGCCTTCCAGGAAGCCGTGGGCGGCGTGGAGCAGGCGGCGTGCCGCGAAACCATCCACACCTTCCAACGCGCCGTGCTGAACCGCCGCGAGGAGATGGTGGCGCTCCTGCGCGCCCATGCCGAGGCCAATGGTCTCACCTACAACCAACTGGGTTTCGAACGGGCCCTGGAGCACGCCGTCATCGAGACGTACTTCGCCTTCTGGCAGTACTCCATCCCCGACTACTGCTACGCCTTCGAGGTCGAGGGGGCGACGTCCGACCATCTATTGGATGTCATTGATTGGGTGGTGGGCCTGGCGACCTTCTCCGATAGCGGCCCCTACGGCATCGAGCCGTACTACCCCTACTACTACCAGGCGAGCCTGGAGCTGGGCTGGCCCAAGCCCTACGAGGCGCACCTGGGCAGCCTCATCCAGCACCCCGGGACGAACATCGCGCCGGTGTACTCGACGCCCGGCGTGCCCGTCGTGTTCCGGCCCCAGGCCATGCAGGACATCGAGGACTGGCTCGTGGCGCACGGCGAGCGGGTGATGTTCATCTATGGAGACCTGGACCCGTGGACGGCGGCGGCGTTCCCGCTCGGCAACGCCCAGGACTCCTTCGTGTTCACCGTCCCGGGCGGGAACCACGGCAGCAACATCAACCAGCTCCCCAGCGCGACGCGCGCCCAGGCCCAGGACATCGTGCGGCGCTGGGCCAACGTCGCGTCACTGAAGCACGCCCCGGTGCCGCCCCCCGAGGCCGACCAGCTCGAATTCGGCCCGCACCTGCGGCCCCTGACGCCACCGCCCACGGCCCCGTAG
- a CDS encoding quaternary amine ABC transporter ATP-binding protein produces the protein MEKIEVRGLRKIYGGHPERAIALLEQGKSKQHILEETGCTVAIQEASFDVKAGEIFVIMGLSGSGKSTVLRCLNRLIEPSAGSVHVDGVDVTRADRAGLLDVRRRKMAMVFQNFGLLPHRSVIRNVEYGLEMQGLERSASRPKAMQALELVGLKGYEEKLPRELSGGMQQRVGLARAIATDAEILLMDEAFSALDPLIRRQMQDELLELQSRMNKTIVFITHDLDEALKLGGRIVIMKDGRIAQLGTPEEILTRPADDYVRAFVEHVDRTKVLTARSVMRRPESVVHPKDGPAVAVKRMRESGTSTLFVTSQARKLVGLVRIEDALKLLAEDKHSLEGALVTDLPTTSPDTPLSKLVAVAATTQIPIAVVAEDQSFLGIVSRATLLASIAGEQS, from the coding sequence ATGGAGAAGATTGAAGTCCGTGGCTTGCGGAAGATTTATGGCGGGCACCCGGAGCGGGCCATCGCCCTGCTGGAGCAGGGCAAGAGCAAGCAGCACATCCTGGAGGAGACGGGCTGCACCGTCGCCATCCAGGAGGCCTCGTTCGACGTGAAGGCGGGCGAAATCTTCGTCATCATGGGCCTGTCCGGCAGCGGCAAGTCCACGGTGCTCCGGTGTCTCAACCGCCTCATCGAGCCCTCCGCGGGGAGCGTGCACGTGGACGGCGTGGACGTCACCCGGGCGGACCGGGCGGGCCTGCTGGACGTCCGGCGCCGGAAGATGGCCATGGTGTTCCAGAACTTCGGCCTGCTGCCCCACCGCAGCGTCATCCGGAACGTGGAGTACGGGCTGGAGATGCAGGGGCTGGAGCGGAGCGCGTCCCGGCCCAAGGCGATGCAGGCGCTGGAGCTGGTGGGCCTGAAGGGCTACGAGGAGAAGCTGCCCCGGGAGCTGAGCGGCGGCATGCAGCAGCGCGTGGGGCTGGCGCGGGCCATTGCCACCGACGCGGAAATCCTGCTCATGGACGAGGCCTTCAGCGCCCTGGACCCGCTCATCCGCCGGCAGATGCAGGACGAGCTGCTGGAGCTCCAGTCCCGGATGAACAAGACCATCGTGTTCATCACCCATGACCTGGACGAGGCGCTGAAGCTGGGCGGGCGCATCGTCATCATGAAGGACGGGCGCATCGCGCAGCTCGGCACGCCGGAGGAGATTCTCACCCGCCCGGCGGACGACTACGTGCGCGCCTTCGTGGAGCACGTGGACCGCACCAAGGTCCTCACCGCGCGAAGCGTCATGCGGCGGCCCGAGTCGGTGGTGCACCCCAAGGACGGGCCGGCCGTGGCCGTCAAGCGGATGCGCGAGTCGGGCACCTCCACGCTCTTCGTCACCAGCCAGGCCCGCAAGCTGGTGGGCCTGGTGCGCATCGAGGACGCGCTGAAGCTCCTGGCGGAGGACAAGCACAGCCTGGAAGGCGCGCTCGTCACCGACCTGCCCACCACGTCCCCGGACACGCCGCTGTCCAAGCTGGTGGCGGTGGCGGCCACCACGCAGATTCCCATCGCCGTTGTCGCCGAGGACCAGTCGTTCCTCGGCATCGTGAGCCGGGCCACCCTGCTGGCCAGCATCGCGGGGGAGCAGAGCTGA